The genomic stretch AGCCCTCGGCTGGGAAATTAAATCATACCTCGTCCTGCTTCCATATCCGCCGAGAAAATCCTCAACCAATAGCTATTAGCTGGCAATTCAAGTATCCACCTCTGTTCctcagaagaaaaggaaacaCTAGATACAATTATACCCTATTCAGAGTCCGTTAGCACTAACCATTTCAAGAAGCTGGTGGTGCCATCCTTTTGTCCACAGAATTACACCCACTCCTATTATTGGTCCTCGTCAGAACTTGTAAATACAGTACTCCAATTTTTACTAAAGCAGAAAATCATTTTAAACCCAAACCGTTAGCTTGCATATATTGTCTACACGAAGAAAGGAGTGCATTGTTTTTTTTCCGACCTGCCAAAACTTCATATTACTTTGCTCCtgaacaaaaagaagacaacgaCCCCTCAGATGCCACGGACAAATACAACAATAGCCAGATTTGTTTATTCGGTGTGATCACAGAGCAGTACGCTATACAATTCTATTGTTCAGCTCAAGCTTTGCCACCAGTTTTTCGGAAATTAACATGCCATCTTGTCCAATGGATATTCTTGTAGCCATGACCCTATAAAAGTTGTCCAAAATAAATTCGAGACACTACGAGCACTTTTTACGTCTTATCTCCTATGCATTGGCATATTTCTTTTTAACAATATAATATTTTATCGGCAAATATCGTACAATCGACCCAATTGCCAATTACAACTGGGGAGAGATAGTCTTCCAATCGGTTTTATCGCTGCTGTTGTCAGGCTTTAGTGGTTATCAAAAACGTCTTTATAGAGCGACGATAGGTTTAAAAAGCTTGAGGCGTGGAGAAAAAATAATGGCAGTTGATGCTAGCCGATGTGAGAATGTGCATCACGTGAcatagtgaaaattttttgACGGGCACTTGGGCATGCGAgtaaagaaatcaaaaatctTACCatctctcttcttgtttctttctgttttccTCATTACATATATCTCACTTCCGGATTACCAGCGACACTGATAACTCCTCCGTTTAGTTAAGCAAAAATGGCTGGAAGGAGAACAAATGTCACCATCATTTATATAATCCAGATTTAATGTGAATTTTCTAATTCATACCCTGTTAATATTTGGTTCGCGTGATGGGTACATCGTAATCTAGTCCGTATTGTTGTGGAACAAGCTTTTGTTCCCCTGTAGAACGTAGTGGCGCTACCTAATGGAATTGCCGAAGCTTGTAGAATGTCAAACGTAGCTTGCATTCTGAAATGCATATTAGAGTTTGCCCATGAATGTAATTTAATGTTCTCGTAGTTTTATGAATGAAGTTTTAGCTAAAGGGTTTACAGGATCTGAAATGCATACTCTGTCTCAGGTCCGAAACGATCTGCGGCTGGGATTTCATTGAATTTGATAAAAGGGAAGTAGAGGCGGATCCCAGCTTACTGCTGAGGCAGGATTTCAGACGTACTATTAGTTGAGGAAGCGACCTGCTTTCTTTTAGCAAAATGGATGGGTTCTGAAGGCACTGATGCTTCAAATTGCAGGGGCTATCTGTCATGGCGGTTAATAGTAACAGTACGGGTAGTGCTTGGTGACTTTTCGTAAAGTGGAAGGCACAGAACGAAAAGAATATTCTCTTTCAAGGTGAAACAGTACATGCGAAAAACTGGTTGCCCAAAAATGTATTACAGTGGAATGTACCATTCCACCAGCTAATACTCACCTCACCTGGAGATAGAATCAGGGAGGTCTTACAACAGCTAACATGACACGAACCAACAATGGGGTCGACACCCCTTCCTCTATCCCTTTCGTATAGCACCCTTACCCAGTTGCGCTGCCGTTCCTTCTGTAATTCCAGGAACACCACTTTGGACAACAGACAGCCAATCACAACAATTGCTGGTGTCGCGACAAAATGAAGCTACGCAGAAAATAATTCTAAACAGCCAAAACAAACAATCAATTTTTATCTGGTCCTGTAGCgataacaagaaaagagaacACCACCTGCATAATTATCCTTTACGTGTGGCGggccatagttaagcttGCTAAGTGGAACAGGAACGTAGGGCTGTCCCCAAAAGAGGGTGTATCCAGCCCTGTGAGGGAAACTTCACGTCGTTTGTATCCAAGATAATAAAAGttattttctttatctttctcttcttcacaGCTTGTTAAccatttcttcagattttgtgcccaacaacaataacaatcCATTCAACTGAACAAGACTCTACATGGCGAAAACCAAGACTACATATGTATCGACAGTGTCGTCGATACTGGCACCTGTACGGTCCTTAACCATTTCAAAGCCCAGTCCGAAAGAAAATGTCGAATCGAGTTTGCGAGCCAATATTATTCTCGTGTGCAAGTATGCGTTCAAGGCTGAAAACGACAATGAGCTTACAGTGAGCAAGGGCTCCATCCTTAAGCTATTAGATCGTCCGGGGAACGGCTGGCTCTTGGTGAAATTTGTCGATAGACTAGAGGAACCGGGCCTTATTCCTGCTCTGTATGTCGATATTGCAGTCAACGACCAGCACAATCCAGTGACGTTAGTTTGGCTTCAAAGCAGTAGCAAACAGTACTCGCAAAACGACTTCATCGAAGAGCAGAAATACTTGAACATGCAATTTAAATCGGTGTCCTCGCCCTTCTTGACCATTAACAATAGGGCATTTCCCACCTCGGTGTCtatctccaacttcttgcttTCGGAACAGCGATATTGGTACAGAGTGGATGTCGTATATTCAGACCATTCAAAGGCATACCTATGTCGTTACTACCAAGACTTTTACAACTTACATATTAAATTGTTGGGTCTAATGGCTGCCAGTCTGCAAATAGtcagtgaagaattgaagttaCCCAAATTGCCGGAACCACTCCCTACCAACCATGACGTGGAAGATTCATCTCAAATCACATCACTCTTGAAGAGGTGCAATGCTTTAAACATTTATGtaaacaagttgatcttgaacaagtacTATCAAACGTCTCAAGTGTTGTTAAATTGGTTGGATTTAAACTACGACGACTTGCCAAGTTTCGCTCTACCAACTGATGCTGAAGTCATGACAAATGATCAAATCAATGAGAAAATATTGCCAAATTCTATTAACGTTGTGAAGGAATACTACAGGAAAGAAGAGGTTGCTGAATCTCAAGCGAAGTTGCCTCAAAGAACGAAATCTAAGAATATCTACAATAACTACCAACAGGCAAGAGTACCACCTTCTTCAGCTACAAGACTGTTGTCGACTAAGTCAGACGGTGCAAAACGTACACCCTCTACTTCTAACACGTCCAAAAATAACATCTCGAAGAATAGCATTTCAGCTCCACTAGTGGCCAACCAATCGTACGCTAACGGATCCAATGATAACTATTCACATGCCATAACTCCGAACCAGTATTCCCATGGTAGTAATTTTAACACTAGTCAACCAAATGCTAATCAACCAAATGCCAGCAACAATAAAGCTAATTCTTATTCAAACGGTAAAAATGGCTCATCTTATGTTAACAGCGCTAACACCAGCGTCCAAGATACAAGCTATGCAAATAATAGTGTGAACACTTCTATGAATAGTTCATCGAGTACACCTACAAATGTGCAACCACCGCAGATGGCGACCACTCCTCAGTTCAGGAAAACCAATTCACCAGGATACAATTCTCCGTCGTACAAGCACAAGATTTCTCCTCCAAAGAATACACATTCTCCGTATGTGTCTAATTCTCCTACATATCCACATATTCCCTTATCAAATAATAGTCCTGAGGTCAAATACGGTCAAACTTTACCGCCCCTGCCTCAAGAATTGTTATCTCATTCAGTTAGTAGGAACCTGTTTATCAAGTGCAAAATTGTaaacttcaacaatgaaattgttgcattgaagttgaacaagcaGTCAATCAAGTCCATTAATGATTTGAAGGTTTTGATAAAACAGAAGATTTACTTCACCAAGttgttcatcaagttgCCTAATTTAAACAATTATGAGAGTATCGACAATGTGAATTTCAATATAAATGAGTTCTTGAGGTTCAACGACAAAGTTATGCTTAAGATCAGTTGAGCTGCTCAAGATCTACACTTACTTTTCCATTGACGACTTCACGATTTCAGTTCAATTCTTAACGttgttattattattactCTATTATACTACATGATGGTCCGTGGTAGTCTGACCATTTTCTATTAATTTAAAGACTGTGTTGGCAAGAAAACCATAAGGATTgcttttgcaattttcagTATTGTACAAATATATAACTCTAAATACAAATTTAATGTGCTAAGAAATTACAATTGTGCGTAGAGGGGTCAGAGAATCTTCAAAGATAATAGAATACGATATCAATCTGATCAAATGTATAGCACAAACGCCAATACACGTACGCGTCATTCGCAAGCAAACATAACACGATAAGAACGATTCTTTGCAACAATAACCCTCGAAAATCTATTGACAAAAAGACAATGTGTGAGAAAGAAAATTTTCTGTGCTCCTGAAACGAGATCTGGCAATTAGCTGAGAATGGACAAATACGTTTTCTACATACATATTCATGGTTTTTGCAACAGCACAGCAATGAGAATTTTGCATGTGATGTGAGTGAGGAGATGACCATTTCGAATACATTAATATCACCAGGGACCTTAGCAGAAATGTCTATAGAGAGAGGTGTATTTTCGGGCGACTCATTATGACTAAAGCCGGCTTAGCGAACGTAGCAAATAGTAAGAAACAGCTATAATCGACAATCAAAGTTCAATTAGACTATAAGAATTGGAACAATAAAATACAATGCCCTTGTTATGGCATAGATTTCATGTCCATGGGCAAAGTCCGATTAATGCTTGCGATTCAAGCAAGTAATGTAGTTAAATGACAGCATTTTCCTGTTCTACTGCACTAAATATCAAAACAATGTACGAAGTGAAATGAGCTAAGAAGAGCAATGCaaattgctgttgttgtttcaAGACTAAGGTGCCCTCTCACAGCATTAGCTTGTGGTGGGCCGTAATAAGcaccaactccaacaaggAATACCCGACTTAGGGTCCTCCCTGCAGGTACTAAAACTAGCTAAGGCAACTCTGTACAGTTAAGATAAGTCGTGCTCCTGCTTAAGGAAGGGCGGAGAGACTAGTTTAAGGTCTAAAGTTCCCCTTCCAAATTAGACAAAGCACAAATTTCCTCCAAGTAACGCTGTAGACCTTGTTTAGTCCGCCTCCTCTTCCGAATTCCCCTGCCTCTAATTCTCACAGTGTCGACTGTAAGACATGTTGGAGAATTTTGCCAAAATTGGTTcaatattcttgaaaatacTACGTTGTTCAGAAAGTAACAACATGGATTTCACAAGTTTTCTAAAAGTCAACATCATTTACTTCAGATTTCGTAATCTTAGTCTGCCGATCTATGTTGTTCTCGATTCGTTAATCAAGTGGACAAAAAgaaccttcttcaaattgctTAGTATACAATTATATGAGGGTTCGTTTCATCTTGACATAAAAAATAAGAAGCCTACAGAGCTTAACTAAAAAATCAGGTTTGATGTCACCCCAAATGCTAATTCAAGGTTCGAAATTTCTACGTATTCATAACAACACATATAGGTCGGAGTTCAGctcttccaaattcaaatttagGGTCAACTCAAAACAAAGGTAGTCTTTCTTAGTCGGATGGTCCTTCTTTCGTTTACTTCAACTGCATTCAAAGAATACGTTACCATATCAAAATATGTATATTTTTTTGGCTAGAGTAGAATAATAATAAAGGCTGTATTGATTCAGGCTTTTCCGcaattttgattttttcTGTAAAGTGAGTATCCCTaagctcttgaagatcCGCCCAATAATACTTCCTCACTCTCAGTGTATACAATCCTCTATAAGCTAGAATTTTATGAGGCATAACAATTGTTGTCAATTCTATTCAGTTGGCAATTATGCACATGACAAGCGCACAGGGGGAGTTGAAGTAATGCTGAAAAACAACAGCCTTTGCTTGCAATCGTCCCCAATACAAAAAGAGGCGGGAGGAATACATAGAGGCAAGACTCCTTAGCCCAGAAACCTTTTGGA from Scheffersomyces stipitis CBS 6054 chromosome 2, complete sequence encodes the following:
- the BEM12 gene encoding Bud emergence mediator (binds multiple proteins involved in cell polarity establishment~go_process intracellular signaling cascade), whose amino-acid sequence is LTISKPSPKENVESSLRANIILVCKYAFKAENDNELTVSKGSILKLLDRPGNGWLLVKFVDRLEEPGLIPASYVDIAVNDQHNPVTLVWLQSSSKQYSQNDFIEEQKYLNMQFKSVSSPFLTINNRAFPTSVSISNFLLSEQRYWYRVDVVYSDHSKAYLCRYYQDFYNLHIKLLGLMAASSQIVSEELKLPKLPEPLPTNHDVEDSSQITSLLKRCNALNIYVNKLILNKYYQTSQVLLNWLDLNYDDLPSFALPTDAEVMTNDQINEKILPNSINVVKEYYRKEEVAESQAKLPQRTKSKNIYNNYQQARVPPSSATRSLSTKSDGAKRTPSTSNTSKNNISKNSISAPLVANQSYANGSNDNYSHAITPNQNSFIKCKIVNFNNEIVALKLNKQSIKSINDLKVLIKQKIYFTKLFIKLPNLNNYESIDNVNFNINEFLRFNDKVMLKIS